cttttttttccacataaaatCCAGCTCCTGCAGGTCAaagaatctcttttcttttttggatctTTGTGTACAAGCCGTGAAAATACCGTTTTCTCAATGCTTATACTGAATCTGAATATTATCATTTTTGTAAATCCTTCCCAATCAGATAAgcaaaagttattattttaatttgtattgattaattattttccaaatgtttacttttttccaaatgtttatgagttttttttttaaaaatgaacttgcCTATTAATGTTGTTAGCCTAGTTTTTTATAGCTGTGGATAATGTAGATGTTAATGGCTGCAAAATGGATATGTTGAATGCATGATATTTTACCATTTCCCTATTTTGGACATGAATACTGATTCTAATATGGGCTCTATTAttaaataatgttgcaatgaacatatttATGAATAACcttcacacacacaacacacacacacactcttcagaTCTTACATAGGATAAAGTCCCATGCTCAATGTCAAGTGTTTCTGTTAGATCTAAGAGGGAAGACTGACCCACCAGGCACTCTCTTACTAGGGTCCTTTGGCCCTGGTGGCAGAAATCTTTGGTCACTCTGCCGCTGTCTTTGGCTTACACCCTGGGACTCCATAGAGCTCTACTTGGCTGGTTTTTTGGGGTCTTTGTGCTTCTTCTATGTGATGGCCCCCTGACTCTTACGTGTGCTGCTGGTCACTTGCTTATCTCTGCATATATTGACTCCTCTCTCACCTGTGCTGCTGCCAGTACTGCTTCCCAGGGAAAGGCTTGGGAGATAGACATCATGACAGCCTTATGTGAAAAATAAGtctatttgtttttcctcttatttttcaaTGTGCTGGATTTTTTCCCTGTATGCGTGTGatttatttgttattcttttcagTGAAGTTTCTACTTTTTTCAGTGTTGGTCCCATTTGTTTCAGTGTTTGCCAGCTATTGTGAGTTTACAGTGTTCTGTCACATTTAACTCATTAGCAGTACTATTTGAGAGATCAGGATCCTAAATAAAGTCAACGGGGTCACTATTATATTAACTGTCTCACACTTGAACTGTAGCATTTCTTAAGTTTGTGGACTGAGGTTAATGTCTTCTATATGCAGAATAAACAAAGCCAAGGCTGCTCTGGttgtcttcttccttccttcctgatatAATTTGGCTCCGTGTCCGcacccaaatttcaccttgaattgtaataatcctcacatgtcgtgggagggacccagtgggaagttaTTGAATCGGGGGGGccagtttttcctgtgctgttctcgtgatagtgaataagtctcacgagatctgatggttttataaaggggagttccctgcacaagttctcttgcctgccgccatgtaagacatgactttgcttttaattcaccttccgccatgattgtgaggcctctccagccatgtggaattgtgagtcaactaaacctctttcctttataaattacccaatctcaggtaagttcttattagcaatgtgagaacagactaatacacttccaCACCTCTGGACACAGACTCCACTGAGCATAGATTAAAAACTTTAGGACCTGAGAATCTCCAAGTCTCTTCTAATTTCACACACTGTCCTTCTGGAATCAAGCCAGATCATGCATGTGAGGCTGTAATGAACACTACAGGTAGAATAtagataatttaattatttttaaaacaagatttcTTGTAGATTATAAATACAGATCCGTTTGTGCCAAACTGACCTGCCTGGTAGAAGCAGAGGAACCAGGAGAATTGAGATGAAACTTTTTATCATTGTAAAATTTCCAAAAGCAGGGACAGGGCCTATTATATGCCTGGCACAAAGAGAGAGATCAGCAAGTATTAGTCTATTGATAACTGGCATAGTGTTACTTCCAGCCCAGTGGCCCTGGAGCCCTCTGGTGCACAGCTGCCATAACCCCAGATTGCCAACAGGGGGAGTCTGGGTCTGAAGCCAGGCTAGGCTGAAAGATGTTGAGGCTGCTGGGTGGCTCCCCAGAAGGTGATGCCTGAGACCCTGGGGAAAGCTGCACTGGACTGAGGGCCTCAGCTAGCCCTGCCCAGGTGGAAGGTGAGAGCTGGCTCCTCTGATCAGCATCAGGTGGGCTGGCAGCCGAGGTCTGGCTGGGACAAGCAGTAGAGAAGAATTCACACAGAGCTGGGAACTCTGTTAGGGACATGAGAGAGAGGCTGGCTTCAGAACAGGGTGATCTAGAAGGGAAAGAAACTGGTAGCCAGGGCACTTGGGTGAAAAACTCTTGGGAGCTGGGAAGGCCGGCCAGGAAGGAAGAAGGTTGACTGAGctcagggctgggcccagggcagggAAGAGGGACCTAGGTGCAGAGGAGCATCTCAACCTCCTAAGCTGCAGGCAGACCTGGCTGTGGGAGAAGCCTGCCCCCATTGGAGGGACAGGCCCTGAAAATAGGAAACTGAGTACTCATGGCATGGCCCCTGGCCTTCTGAGTCCCTGGAGTTATTTCCTTTCCACTGCCCTGCTCCATTCTCTGCTACGTTGTTAGGGGAGTAGGTAGTTGGTTTAGAGACGATAAGAAATTCCTAACGTCCAgagaggtttatttttttttgtgaagggAGAGGGGTGAAGATTGTTTGTTTATAATGGAGTTCAAACCAGCTCTAACAGAGGGTTCAGTATCAAAGACATGTGATTGAGAAATTAGTGAAAAAACTGTACAGCATGGGGTttagggaggagggagggctgggggagaaaggaagaagcaaaagccaGAACTGACAGCAGACGGCTGCCTGGAGCAGTGTTGTTGCATATTGAAGATGGTTCAGTGAATAAATAAGACTTCAGTCATATTTACACCAGAGATCCATTTATTACAGTCCTGCAACCCCGACTGCCCACCCCTTGGGGATTCTTGCCTCTGTCCCAGAGATGGTCAGGCCCAGAGGAAGGTTAGTCTCATGCCTGCTGTTAGAGGCGCTTCATTGTTCTCTTTATCCAGGGCAGGAAGTGTGAGACCTTGATGTAGACTCCTGGAGGTGtcccttttttgtttccataggaGAGAATACCTTGGGCTACGTCCTTACACACGAGGGGCCCCCCGGAGTCCCCCTGtgaacagagagaggaaagactGAGCTAGTGTTCCCTGGGATGGGTGGTCTCTGTTATGGATTTTGTGTGACATCAGTGCCAGGCAGGCCTTGTCACTCACCTCCCTCAGTCCTGGGTCTCCAGCATGGCCCTGGCTGTGCTTTCTGGCTCTCCCCAGACCAAGCCTTTCTCTGCAATTCTCACGGACACTTTGGTGATAAGTGACTGTCGGATGACAGATCCTTCCCCTCCAGCCACCCCAGTCCACCCAAGGAGTGGACTAAAGACTAGATTCCAGGGGGACACAGGCTGCCCAAGCTCTGGGCTGAGAGCATAAAGATCTGGCCACTGTCATACCCCAGAACTCCCTCAAGTTCCTCTCTCCCTGTGGTCTTTCTGGGTAGAGGCTGGAAACCCAACCTTGAAACCGGTCTGTGTCTTCTTTGGATCCCCCACACAAATCTCAGTGGCTCTGCTGTAATTGCCATGGAAGAGACGTTCACACTGGCAGTCCTTCTGCACTGTCAGCAACACTTCCTGCAGTGTGGTTGCTAAAGTGCTCATTGAGACATAACCCCAGCCAGCCACACTGCACAGCTGCCCTGGCTTCACCTGGGCCTTGCTGCTAGGTAGCCTGAGAGGCCGCACAGCTGTGGTCCACTTGGCCTTTCTCTCCAGCTGGTGGGGAAGAAGCAAGAAAGTCCAGGTCAGGCAATGGCCTTCTGGGCCCCGACACAGTGATGGGGCTGCACAA
This genomic stretch from Homo sapiens chromosome 14, GRCh38.p14 Primary Assembly harbors:
- the GZMH gene encoding granzyme H isoform 1 preproprotein (isoform 1 preproprotein is encoded by transcript variant 1) → MQPFLLLLAFLLTPGAGTEEIIGGHEAKPHSRPYMAFVQFLQEKSRKRCGGILVRKDFVLTAAHCQGSSINVTLGAHNIKEQERTQQFIPVKRPIPHPAYNPKNFSNDIMLLQLERKAKWTTAVRPLRLPSSKAQVKPGQLCSVAGWGYVSMSTLATTLQEVLLTVQKDCQCERLFHGNYSRATEICVGDPKKTQTGFKGDSGGPLVCKDVAQGILSYGNKKGTPPGVYIKVSHFLPWIKRTMKRL